The sequence tttttaataaatcacAGGAACTTCTAAACTAATATAGTTAAACCCAGGTATTATTGATACAAAAGGGGATGAGCAATGCTTCAATGGGGCATTCTTATTCTTTGGATTTTGGGGGAAGTTTCCACATATAACCATAAATTTATTGCCACTGTGAAAGTAACAAACAATACTGAAAATTTGTCTGAAAAATTAATAAGTTTTCTTTATAAGCTTTCTGCTAAActtgttttttttcagttttctataTGTGAAATTTTTATTCATATGTTTAAATGATTATCTTTACTTTTAGCTATATAAATGCTAGCATTATCCTTGTGTTTCTCTTGGGAAACCTTTTACCCAAACattggagagatatctcagtaaCTAAGATCACTTTCTGCTGTGAAAGTCAGTCTTGCTTCAAATTTCGAACATATTTATGGCAACTTGCTACCTTCTGGCATTCCAGATCCAGAACCAAAGTATTTAAGACTTTCTCTGATCTACACTGGTTGTTGCATGTATAtggagcacatacacacattcaggcaaactggcatacatgcacacacacatataaatttgCCATGTGTTAATTTGCCACAATCATATTTGTAGAGTATAAAGGCCTTTATATCTACACCATAAAAGCAATAATTAATTTCAGTGAATATTATAAAGCAGGAGCTTCTTAACATCACATTAGCGCAGACTCTATGACTTTAACATATGTTGAGATTACAACCCCATGGTACTCTTCAGGTTTAAGATTGGATGCTTCAGCAAGCAAAATGTACTTAGGGTATCTGCAGGTAAACTCTTTTACACCATGCTATCCAAATATGTCTCTTTATTCTTTGTCTATTCTAATTCTCCGGTTCTAATTCtattttttcctaaattcttcTTCTTTAGCCTAAAAACTCTATTCCCCAGGTGGGGCTTGAAGCAATGAAAACTTACCTCTCATTGATCAAAAGCACATCTATATAGTAAGTAATAGGGAACCAAGccattaccatggcaacacaaggtTTCAAGGTTTCAGGAGAAAGACTGCAATCAGAGCCTGGTGGCACAGTGCTCACGTGTCTTTTATCAGCTAACTTTGTCAAGCAAAGAATTGATATGCTTTTCTCAGGGTGCTTTGTGCAGCAATCTTGGTTCGGAATCTGAGATGCTGACCTTACGTATAGCTGTACTGTTTGAAACTTATGATCTAGTTACAAAAAGAATTGAATCTAGTTTGTACTTGCactgaggtaaaaaaaaaaataagctaattGTGTGAGGTTAGTCtgagaaaaatgaacaaaccaGTCTTTGAAGTATCTACAGTCCGCATGGGACAAGGGATCTAGTTAGGAAGCatatcctagtatattttctatatatcaaagtTATACTACTTATGAAAAGTCATCTTTCTGATCACTCACAGATAAATGGGCCCATAAATttgagatgtaatcatgagattacatttacacatcacatgagattatACACTACGATTGTGTGTATTTTATTGGGCATTGGTGAGACACCAAAATGCTTTAGCAAATTTGAACAACAGTGTACAGAGTCAATGGTCTTGTAAGACTTGCTGGAAGGATTTAACTCCATCAGAGAATCACTCCTCTGCTGGGTTGACATCTGGAAACCAGTTGTCATCCGCTGTAACTCTTATGGCCTCTGACAATAATTTAATtgcatatttcatattttaaatttcttttctttgtgtgtgtgtgtgtgtgtgggtttccagacagggtttctctgtgcaggtttggaacctgtcctagaactagttcttgtagaccaggctggctttgaactcgcagagatctacctgcctctgcctcctgagtgctgagattaaaggcgtgcgccactactgacTGGCTAATTACACATTTCTGTCTTCCATTTCCTCTGTCCAAATCATTCTATGTAACCCTGCCCTCTCTTTCGcaagttcatggcctctttttaaattattattgccTGTATACATGCATAAGTAATATTATTTAAATGGTCAGAGATACAGAACTACTTATTGTCATTGCTATTTCTCTGTAAACTACaattcttacattttcttttcaaaacttacatttattattctttatttaaagagTGGAATTCTCAATTCTCTTCACTTTCAAATTTGGGTCATTATTTACTTCAACTTataccttttttttcttgcttcacTTAAGCAGTATGGTTTGTGGCCCTAAAGATTAAGCCAAGATCTAATTCATGATAGCTAAAGTCTACCAGACTTATACCCTGACTGCTCAATGTCCTAATTTCAATTATGAAAATATCCTGTTTTGCTGGCTTGAATCAGCCTAATTGgacattttcttatatttctaaTACCTAATATTCagttttaataactttttttttgtttccacttCTCTTCTGGCATTATTACTCATATTGAAATATATAaccattctttgatttttttttctctttaaggactctattttaaaataatgaaaatatgagtCTTTTTCCTATTACTATATTAAGTTTTTAAATAACTACTATCTTCTAATCCAATTTCTCTTAATTAAAATATGCTATCTTGACTTATTAATATTTATTCCTGAAACTTAATTTCTAACTACTatgtaaaatatcaaatattactTGCAAACTTATGTTATATTTCATAGAGCATATTAATTTAAGATCTGTGACCTTTTGGTCCTTTGGTAAATGAATATTGTATACAGTGATCAGTTAAACTTCCATTATAATTGATCATAAATAACTACTGCATTATAAATAATGTgaagctattttaaaatgcttgaaaAGGTTTAGATATTTTTCGGGTActcttacatgtatatataatatgctgATCAtaccattaaaaattaaaagaaacccaCAATACTTTAAATATAACTATATTACCAATTTTGCTTTGTTAAATGTTTTTTCTAACATTTCCATTTATCAAATATTATAAAAAGTatctataaataattttattttaaaattaaaacaatggaCTGATAATGAAAGTATACATTAGAAAGCTAAAGTCAGTTGCTAAAATTATGTCTTCTTATAACAAGAACTTTATAATTAGTAAAACATCTTCAAAGTGCAAATGTACCTTGCATTTGTGTTCTATAAAGTTCTTGAGCAAAGGGGGCTTTATATTAACTAAACATGGATAGATATAATATTAAAACACTTTCCTTTAATTAAGAGACATTATTTGACTAAGTAAAATTAATCAAGTTAAGACCTCAATTCTAGAATTGTGTTCGCAGCCGTCGCCGCGCCGCCGCCGCTCTCTAACGCCAGCGCCGCCTCTCGCTTGCCGAGCTCCAGCCGAAGGAGAAGGGGGGTAAGTAAGGAGGTGCCCATACCATGGCTCGTACAAAGCAGACTGCCCGTAAATCCACCGGTGGTAAAGCACCCAGGAAACAACTGGCTACAAAAGCCGCTCGCAAGAGTGCGCCCTCTACTGGAGGGGTGAAGAAACCTCATCGTTACAGGCCTGGTACTGTGGCACTCCGTGAAATCAGACGCTATCAGAAATCCACTGAACTTCTGATCCGCAAACTCCCCTTCCAGCGTCTGGTGCGAGAAATTGCTCAGGACTTCAAAACAGATCTGCGCTTCCAGAGTGCAGCTATTGGTGCTTTGCAGGAGGCAAGTGAGGCCTATCTGGTTGGCCTTTTTGAAGATACCAACCTGTGTGCTATCCATGCCAAACGTGTAACAATTATGCCAAAAGATATCCAGCTAGCACGCCGCATACGCGGAGAACGTGCTTAAGAGTCCACTATGAGGGGAAACATTTCattctcaaaaaattttttttcctcttcttcctgttatCAGTAGTTCTGAATGTTAGATATTTTTTCCATGGGGTCAAAAGGTACCTAAGTATATGATTGCGAGTGGAAAAATAGGGGACAGAAATCAGGTATTGgcagtttttccattttcatttgtgtgtgaatttttaatataaatgcaaGATGTAAAGCATTAATGCAAGCAAAATGTTTCAGTGAACACATTTCAACAGTTCAACtttataacaattataaataaacCTGTTAAAATTTTCTGGACAATGCCagcatttggatttttttaaaataagtaaatttcttATTGACGGCAACTAAATGGTGTTTGTAGCATTTTTATCATACAGTAGATACCATCATTCACTATACTTTTCTAACTGAGTTGTCCTACATGCAAGTACATGTTTTTAatgttgtctgtcttctgtgctgTTCCTGTAAGTTTgctattaaaatacattaaactataaaaaaaaaaagacctcaatTCTAATTTTAACCTTGCATTTAGGTTTTACCTTTTACATAATATTTAGAGCTACATAGTTAAAATTGGAATACAATCAGAGAAATAACTTTTCCTGAGATATAATTTGTTGGTTTGGgcatatataaaacaaagataCTCCTCTTTACTATTTCATAAAGAAAGCTTTGAATTGGATATTTTACATAATTTCTAAACACattctgtgatttttaaaaacaaatatctgttttgaaaagcaaattttatgaaaaaatatgaatatatctaTAACCATGTCATTTTTGCTATTTTGCAACTAGGTTTAGTTAAAAAAAGCTGAAGTTCGGCCAGGCAAATGTGGTtgatgcctttaattccagcactcgggaggcagaggcaggtggatctttgtgaatttgagaccagcctgatctacaagagctagttccaggacaggatccaaagctacaaagaaaccctatataaaaaaataaaaaaaataaaaagcaaaaaaattaaaaaagctgAGTTTCATAAATTAATCTAGCAATATACTTtggaaataataacaaataaatttgtcttaaaaatatttaaagaacaaacAGCCTTCATGTATTGTATATGCTGTgtctctactttttattttatcttatctccAAAAGGGAAGTACCTGTCACATTTATTATATctgtaatataaaatttttagATACTTTTGATTCAGTTACCAAATTTCCTTGTATAAATGAATTAAGGTATTCAAAATTTTGTCTGGCTCAGTTTCAGAGAGTTTGAGTATTTAATAGTGGGGAAGCTGTTTTAAGAGGGAGTTTTTAGAGGAGATGTTTGTATTATAGGAAATTAGGAAGCTGAAGAAATGACTCAGGAAACCTCAAAAGTTTGCCTCTTGTGAGAAGTTCTGCCACAAGACTCATATCTTAaaagtttcattattttttaaacaatgccACCAGATGCAGGCTAAGTGgtgaaaaacaggaaaatatgaTAGATATGTGAGATTCAaatcataagaaataataaaattaattttccacAATGTACATAATTGATTTAAGTAAGTAAACTGGaattaatcttttaatttttctccatGATTTATGTacaatttcattttctaaaaaaatcTGTTGAATAGGGGCAGAAATATGTTATCTCAAATGCTAGTAATAAGAATAAGAATTTACTTTTTTATCGCCATGAATAAGAATAAAGTAATGTTTTTATAATATTAGGTTGATAGACGTTTCTCATTTGCTCTTAAATATGAtgcagaaacaagaaaattgtaattataaagtattatgatttaaatatttgttatagctaaatgaaaataatttgacaaatcatttatacatatgtaaattACTTTATTTGATTGGCATATGAatagaaagtatttttataaaattaacataACTATGAAGTCTATCACTACTTATTAAGAAGTTCAATATATACTTAAGAAATGCATTGAAAAATGTGCTGTGGTAAGAAATTCTTCAGTAAGcagtaaaacacataaaataacttcTTCTGTGAAtgacatttttcatatttaagaagaaaagatgCCTCCCAAACCAAGACTAAAATAGGATAAGATCATTTGAATTATAGCAGGCCAAGGTTACATTTGACAAGTTAATTCTCCAAAGATCTAAACTTAATTCCatataatgttttaatatattaaGTTGAATGAGAAAGTTATTTCATATGTTAAAACGACTTTAAGccattgcaaatcaaaacagtccTCCACCCTCCCTGATAGACCATGCCCTGGAGATATTGCCTAGGCATTGCTTGAAGTTGACTTCTTGGAATGTGAATGTAATTCTCAGAATGATTTAGATCTGGAagaattttaaataagattttaataggccaggaaggaattttagtACTTGAGTGTTCATAGATGCCATTTTATCACATATTTCTTTCCAGGAACATTTAGGGAATTATAAATCCCCTGAATTTGAATTACTGCTGGACCACCACTATTTTCTCAGATGTGCTTATTATGAAATCACAGCTATATTAAGTCCATGATTTTCAAGAGGTCAGATACCTcatatttgattttgaattaCCATATTATTCAAAATGCTCCAGACTAAACAAAATTCATATCTTGTTGTTAATGTCCAAATTTGTTATCAGAGggcctcagaaaaaaaatattttgaatacaaCATGCATTTGTGGTGATGGAAAATACAATAATCCAaaactagttcagaattacatataataaagggttatttatttaggagtagacaaATAGATCAAAGTCCTAGATTaaagtcctctgcatgaatggagaacaggaactgaatctagtagctggaagtgagagccagaagcaaCAGAGTGAGCACATGCTTTACATCTGCACTTATAGTTTAAGACCAtgtccaagtgggctggtatcttaaaaactattggctggaagagctcctttagcacctcccccttttgattaaataagagagttccaaacccagtacaaaaaaaaaaatgtacactaggaacagatatcaagtataaagttagaattacaaccagcataaacaatattagcATGGAACATAatctaatgttttaataaacattctatacTAAGAGGTCCAAGTCTtatattggaaatggcttggctaggtCAAAATGGTGCCAACATGGACAACTAAATACACTTAAAacttgagagagcttgggaagtaattctaggcacaaaagaacagagttaagcatggcttcttggtagcagcattttctcaggtgtgcTCTGTTTGGTAGAGGCAtatgtgtctcatttaagagaggttttctgaTTCATCTTTAGGTGTAAAATCTTGCATCTTTATAAAGAAACCCTACCACCAAAcaattaaatggtgtttatgaatagctggcatcatgcttcttggtggtgacagggactttgaaactccatagagtagtggcaataaacatggctaccaCCAGTACCTCAACCATGAAGCCAGActttcagaaagctaagaaatggggtaGATCCATCCTTCAAAGCACAGCTTTAATGCTAgacatatcacttagcaaattaaagactcatgtggtcagagatatacagtaaagatctattcagataaaaacaaacaaacaaacaaaaaacagcaacaacaacaacaaaaaacctctaaAGGGTTTAgcgtgtgtttaaaatatatgtagccttgggataaaaaagaaaaaggataaagtccttttaaaaaaggaagaaagggtgtggtggcacatacctttaatcccagcacttgagaggtagagacagcagATATCTATgcattcaagggcagcctggtctacagagtaagttctgggacagccaaagatatagagaagccctgttctaaaaaaaaataaataaataaataaaagaaatatagtttaaaataaagccatgtaaggatggaaaatacacagttaACCTGGATACTGCACATTatttgttgtctttgaattttttgatgtctgaggaaggagcaacagctgctaaaagacatttgattgcaaatgctgctaaattaattcaacatttatattttgaaattgctttgacttcaaaatttaagtcaaaagatatgttacttgggagaagaggttttgctcttgtttccacagaaaatgagaagctgtggatttcTTCAGGGTTAAGGAAAATAAGGTTGGATCAAGGAGGACACCTGAAAGATATTTGATAGGAGtggatggtccagatgatccagTATTTCAGAGGACTTCTATTGGAGTTTCCTTTGTGTTctcatccagaacagtttcaagactcctggctgagatgatcaagcctcacaaaatactccagtcaggactttattatgattctaaattttctttaagctcacataagattatcagtgcccccaaatGAGCAGAATGTAACATAAAAAACTTCACtcacatttccaaaaaaaaaaaaaagaagtattatggatgtttgtctttgtttaaagtGTTGGTTATAAGTTACTATGTATATTGGTCAgcaaaaaagctaaacaaaggagattagattcagagtttttgttttgaagaaaaggggggaagtgTTGAGGGACAATGGCCTTCTACActggaaagatttgtcacttgtattgctttaaaaaaaatgctgattggccagtagccaggtaggaagtatagttggacaaaccagaacaggagaatctGGAAAGATGAAAGAGTTAGTCTGCAGTAATCACCCAGacccagaggaagaaagatgaga is a genomic window of Chionomys nivalis chromosome 12, mChiNiv1.1, whole genome shotgun sequence containing:
- the LOC130884612 gene encoding histone H3.3A, with product MARTKQTARKSTGGKAPRKQLATKAARKSAPSTGGVKKPHRYRPGTVALREIRRYQKSTELLIRKLPFQRLVREIAQDFKTDLRFQSAAIGALQEASEAYLVGLFEDTNLCAIHAKRVTIMPKDIQLARRIRGERA